Proteins encoded by one window of Nocardia goodfellowii:
- a CDS encoding glutathione peroxidase: MSIRDIALRTLDGEPTTLAELAGDKAVLLVNVASKCGLTPQYSGLVELQQTYGPQGFTVVGVPCNQFMGQEPGSAEEIAQFCATTYGVDFPLLEKTEVNGENRHPLYAELVATADTEGAAGDIQWNFEKFLIDREGKVAGRFRPTVTPGDAALRGAVESVL, translated from the coding sequence ATGAGCATTCGTGATATCGCGCTGCGGACCTTGGACGGCGAGCCGACCACGCTGGCGGAGCTGGCCGGGGACAAAGCCGTGCTGCTGGTCAATGTGGCGTCGAAATGTGGTTTGACTCCGCAGTATTCGGGACTGGTGGAGTTGCAGCAGACCTACGGGCCGCAGGGCTTCACCGTCGTCGGTGTGCCGTGCAACCAGTTCATGGGCCAGGAACCCGGTAGCGCCGAGGAGATCGCGCAGTTCTGCGCCACCACCTACGGGGTGGACTTCCCGCTGTTGGAGAAGACCGAGGTCAACGGCGAAAACCGGCACCCGCTGTACGCGGAGCTGGTGGCCACCGCCGACACCGAGGGTGCCGCCGGCGACATCCAGTGGAACTTCGAGAAATTCCTGATCGACCGCGAGGGCAAGGTGGCCGGGCGGTTCCGGCCGACCGTCACCCCCGGCGACGCCGCACTGCGCGGTGCGGTGGAATCCGTTCTCTGA
- a CDS encoding CaiB/BaiF CoA transferase family protein — protein sequence MEIRPLDGVRVLELGNYVAAPTAGRILGDFGAEVIKVERPKTGDELRNWRLYGGDTSMLYRTINRNKKSITLDLRTDAGRRIVLDLIKQCDVLLENFRPGILEKWGLGPEVLSEANPDLVITRISAYGQTGPLAQRPGFAAVAEAVGGLRELVGDPDRPPVRVGVSIGDSIAGIYAAFGTVMALFQRERVERVPLEQRVIDVALNESILSVMESLVPDYLAYGIKRERVGGRMEGIAPSNAYPCSDGVSIIIGGNGDAIFQRYMRVIDRPDLAADPGLQDNWGRWTNRERLDAAIAEWTIRHTRDEALKILEEAAIPCGPIYTAADLVADEQLKSRNMIQSFPVDVGEPEPKQVGFTGIVPVIGGQSLPIRNVGPDLGEHTRAVLSDLLGLTDQEIDALNGGAV from the coding sequence ATGGAGATTCGGCCGCTCGACGGGGTGCGGGTTCTGGAACTGGGCAACTACGTGGCCGCACCGACGGCCGGGCGCATCCTCGGTGACTTCGGTGCCGAGGTGATCAAGGTGGAGCGCCCGAAAACCGGTGACGAGCTGCGGAACTGGCGCCTCTACGGCGGCGACACCTCGATGTTGTACCGGACCATCAACCGGAACAAGAAGTCCATCACGCTGGACCTGCGCACCGACGCGGGCCGGCGGATCGTCCTCGATCTGATCAAGCAGTGTGATGTGCTGCTGGAGAACTTCCGGCCCGGGATCCTGGAGAAGTGGGGCCTGGGTCCGGAGGTGCTCTCCGAGGCCAACCCCGATCTGGTGATCACCCGCATCTCGGCGTACGGCCAGACCGGGCCGCTGGCGCAGCGCCCCGGCTTCGCGGCCGTCGCCGAAGCGGTCGGCGGTCTGCGCGAACTGGTCGGCGACCCGGACCGGCCACCGGTCCGGGTCGGCGTCTCCATCGGCGATTCCATCGCGGGGATCTATGCCGCGTTCGGCACCGTGATGGCACTGTTCCAGCGTGAGCGGGTCGAGCGGGTCCCGTTGGAGCAGCGTGTCATCGATGTCGCCCTGAACGAATCCATCCTGTCGGTGATGGAATCGCTGGTCCCCGACTATCTGGCCTACGGCATCAAACGGGAACGCGTCGGCGGCCGGATGGAGGGCATCGCCCCGAGCAACGCCTATCCGTGCAGTGACGGCGTCAGCATCATCATCGGCGGCAACGGTGACGCCATCTTCCAGCGCTATATGCGCGTCATCGACCGTCCGGACCTGGCCGCCGACCCGGGCCTGCAGGACAATTGGGGCCGCTGGACCAACCGGGAACGCCTGGACGCCGCGATCGCGGAGTGGACCATCCGGCACACCCGCGACGAAGCCCTGAAGATCCTCGAGGAAGCCGCTATTCCGTGCGGCCCGATCTACACCGCCGCCGACCTGGTAGCCGACGAACAATTGAAGTCGCGCAACATGATTCAGTCGTTCCCGGTGGACGTCGGCGAACCCGAGCCCAAGCAGGTCGGTTTCACCGGCATCGTCCCGGTCATCGGCGGGCAATCGCTGCCGATCCGCAATGTCGGGCCCGATCTCGGCGAACACACCCGTGCGGTGCTCTCCGATCTACTCGGCCTGACCGACCAGGAGATCGACGCGCTGAACGGCGGTGCAGTGTGA
- a CDS encoding serine/threonine protein kinase: MLASGDVFAGYVIERQLGRGGMGSVYLAKHPRLPRMTALKLLNREMFHDEEVRARFEREADLVARLDHPNIVTVYDRGLEEEQLWISMQYIDGIDAASVEPQSLPPARAVQIIKETGEALDYAHGMGVLHRDVKPANILLARSGSGRGERVYLTDFGIARLRDDTGHLTQTGTFTATLAYASPEQLTGSPLDHRSDQYSLACTLFWLFTGSGPFASTNPAQVIQGHLQTAPPALSSVRAGLPYALDGVLAKAMAKRPDDRFHSCSEFAAAAQQALNDRSQPSIPLVGGPRPVTGPQFPTQHNSTPQFPTAGGMHPSSPQVPTYPMGQASGPHSLSGAPTAITPAPRPAQHTMPVGSPAPQPNPSNSGPYAAQHAYAPQGGYNAPRPPGPRKSNAGLIVGVVVGAVVLVIALLAVIGVVVDDDTGTTPTRTATASATATATSTSNAPAQTASVDAISREFPSLVPAETDGDSGYNGSTCSSHTASSPPNPTDGTPDFGKWGFAWDCYGGGDNDDPFYTIYMYNSAADAQAALNNLPKDATKSTETNAGKSYTNYKFNDSGPKMVTVFTGSRGQYLMYTDGIAGSIDEVLRWWRSAPL; encoded by the coding sequence ATGCTGGCCAGCGGTGATGTTTTCGCCGGCTATGTCATCGAAAGGCAATTGGGCCGCGGTGGCATGGGTTCGGTCTACCTGGCGAAACATCCGCGGCTGCCGCGGATGACAGCGCTGAAGCTGTTGAACCGGGAGATGTTTCACGACGAGGAGGTGCGGGCGCGGTTCGAACGGGAGGCGGATCTGGTCGCCCGGCTCGACCACCCCAATATCGTCACGGTGTACGACCGCGGGCTCGAGGAAGAGCAGCTGTGGATCTCCATGCAGTACATCGACGGTATCGACGCCGCCTCGGTGGAGCCGCAGTCGCTGCCTCCGGCGCGAGCGGTGCAGATCATCAAGGAAACCGGTGAGGCGCTGGACTACGCGCACGGCATGGGCGTGCTGCACCGCGATGTGAAACCGGCCAATATCCTGCTGGCCCGGTCCGGGAGCGGCCGGGGCGAACGGGTCTATCTCACCGACTTCGGTATCGCGCGGTTGCGCGACGACACCGGACATCTCACCCAGACCGGCACCTTCACCGCGACGCTCGCCTATGCCTCGCCCGAACAGCTCACCGGTTCGCCGCTGGACCATCGATCCGATCAGTACTCGCTGGCCTGCACGCTGTTCTGGTTGTTCACCGGTAGCGGTCCGTTCGCCTCGACCAACCCGGCGCAGGTCATCCAGGGGCACCTGCAAACCGCGCCGCCCGCGTTGAGCAGTGTGCGCGCCGGTCTGCCCTACGCCTTGGACGGTGTGCTGGCCAAGGCGATGGCCAAGCGGCCCGATGATCGATTCCACTCGTGTTCGGAATTCGCCGCGGCCGCGCAGCAGGCGCTGAACGATCGCAGTCAGCCGTCGATACCGCTGGTCGGCGGTCCGCGGCCGGTGACCGGGCCGCAGTTCCCGACGCAGCACAATTCCACCCCGCAGTTCCCGACAGCGGGCGGTATGCACCCGTCCAGCCCGCAGGTGCCGACCTATCCGATGGGGCAGGCCAGCGGCCCGCACTCGCTGTCCGGCGCGCCGACGGCGATCACGCCCGCGCCGCGACCGGCCCAGCACACCATGCCGGTGGGTTCGCCCGCGCCGCAACCGAATCCGTCGAACTCCGGGCCCTATGCCGCACAGCACGCGTACGCCCCGCAGGGCGGATACAACGCGCCGCGTCCGCCGGGGCCGCGGAAGTCCAACGCGGGCCTCATCGTCGGCGTGGTCGTGGGTGCGGTGGTGCTGGTGATCGCGCTGCTGGCTGTGATCGGCGTGGTGGTCGATGACGATACCGGGACGACGCCGACGCGTACCGCGACCGCCTCGGCGACCGCGACGGCCACCTCCACCAGCAACGCGCCGGCGCAGACGGCGAGCGTGGACGCGATCAGCCGGGAGTTCCCGAGCCTGGTCCCGGCTGAAACCGACGGCGACTCCGGTTACAACGGGTCGACCTGCAGTTCGCACACCGCCAGCTCGCCGCCCAATCCGACCGATGGCACACCGGATTTCGGCAAGTGGGGCTTCGCGTGGGACTGCTACGGCGGCGGCGACAACGACGACCCGTTCTACACGATCTACATGTATAACTCGGCCGCCGACGCCCAGGCCGCGCTGAACAACCTGCCCAAGGACGCCACCAAGTCCACCGAGACCAACGCCGGAAAGTCTTACACCAACTACAAATTCAACGACAGCGGCCCGAAGATGGTGACGGTGTTCACCGGATCCCGCGGGCAGTACCTGATGTACACCGACGGGATCGCGGGCAGCATCGACGAGGTGCTGCGCTGGTGGCGTTCGGCGCCACTGTGA
- a CDS encoding serine/threonine-protein kinase, which translates to MLQAGEVFAGYVVKRVLGQGGMGTVYLAQHPRLPRLTALKLLDRELYGDDEIRRRFEREADLVAQLDHPNIVTVYDRGAEGDQLWISMQFVAGSDAASADVDALAPARAVHIISDTAAALDFAHANGVLHRDVKPANILLAKAPIGQPERVLLTDFGIAAMRNSDTTLSSVGQITATLAYAAPEQLSGTPMDHRSDQYSLACTLFWMLTGTPPFAGGNPAVVMNGHLFGPVPSLRQARPGLPPALDGVLARALGKRADERFASCTEFATAARQALASGGPQQHSPARPPQPGSYPGYPLPGARPPTGYTPPAHAGYGPQPTRPYAGSGPQPTGPYASGPQPTAANPGSPPQPIGPYASGPQPTAPYPGHAPQRTGPYASGPQPTAPYPGTPPQPTGLYPGNEPQSTRPSGNGPQPTGPYPGNGSQPHVPHTGYRPPTYPYPSAPPAYPSGAAGYTSGVPPVPSVPPGTGLAPNGVPPVASRPSRPGMPPVAGTPPISASPSSGGTPSGLGTSPGVGTPPAASAPRGASGVPGANSPSAAGTSSAADTSSAAGGLPASGGPATSGPVPARPSSGRNPMPPTGTESPSPVRPPSADPPTPSGSAAAQGPSSGRRRTVRPITIALPDAPIRRARPSAGEPGREP; encoded by the coding sequence GTGTTGCAAGCTGGCGAGGTCTTTGCCGGTTACGTCGTCAAACGCGTGCTCGGCCAAGGCGGCATGGGCACCGTCTACCTGGCGCAGCATCCGCGGCTGCCCCGCCTCACGGCGCTGAAGTTGCTGGACCGCGAGCTCTACGGCGACGACGAGATCCGCCGGCGCTTCGAGCGCGAAGCCGATCTGGTGGCTCAACTGGACCACCCGAACATCGTCACCGTCTACGACCGCGGCGCCGAGGGTGACCAGCTGTGGATCTCCATGCAGTTCGTGGCCGGCTCTGATGCCGCGAGCGCGGACGTAGACGCTTTGGCGCCCGCACGGGCGGTGCACATCATTTCCGATACCGCCGCCGCCCTGGACTTCGCACACGCCAACGGCGTGCTGCACCGCGACGTGAAACCGGCGAACATCCTGCTCGCCAAGGCCCCGATCGGACAGCCGGAACGGGTGCTACTCACCGATTTCGGGATCGCGGCCATGCGGAATTCCGACACCACGCTGTCGTCGGTGGGGCAGATCACCGCCACCCTCGCCTACGCCGCGCCCGAACAGCTCAGCGGCACCCCGATGGACCACCGGTCCGATCAATATTCGCTGGCGTGCACGTTGTTCTGGATGCTCACCGGGACGCCGCCGTTCGCCGGCGGCAACCCGGCAGTGGTGATGAACGGTCACCTGTTCGGCCCGGTGCCGTCCCTGCGACAAGCCCGCCCCGGCTTGCCACCCGCGCTGGACGGCGTGCTGGCACGGGCCCTGGGCAAGCGGGCCGACGAACGCTTCGCCAGCTGCACCGAATTCGCGACGGCGGCCCGCCAGGCACTGGCCTCCGGTGGGCCGCAACAGCATTCACCGGCACGGCCGCCACAACCGGGCTCGTACCCGGGTTATCCGCTGCCCGGTGCCCGGCCGCCGACCGGGTACACACCGCCCGCCCATGCGGGTTACGGACCGCAGCCGACTCGGCCGTATGCCGGGAGTGGTCCGCAGCCGACTGGGCCGTATGCCAGCGGTCCGCAGCCGACTGCGGCGAATCCTGGGAGCCCGCCGCAGCCGATCGGGCCGTATGCCAGTGGCCCGCAGCCGACTGCGCCGTATCCCGGGCACGCGCCCCAGCGGACTGGGCCGTATGCCAGTGGCCCGCAGCCGACCGCGCCGTATCCAGGGACCCCGCCGCAGCCGACTGGGCTGTATCCCGGCAACGAGCCGCAGTCGACTCGTCCGTCTGGGAACGGTCCGCAGCCGACTGGGCCTTATCCGGGGAATGGTTCGCAGCCGCACGTTCCGCACACCGGTTACCGGCCGCCGACATACCCGTATCCGTCTGCGCCGCCTGCGTATCCGTCCGGGGCGGCCGGGTACACGTCAGGAGTTCCACCGGTACCGAGCGTGCCGCCGGGGACTGGTCTCGCGCCGAATGGTGTTCCGCCAGTGGCAAGTAGGCCATCCAGGCCAGGCATGCCTCCTGTCGCAGGCACGCCGCCGATCTCCGCCAGTCCTTCCAGTGGGGGCACGCCTTCTGGCCTCGGCACGTCTCCTGGTGTGGGCACACCTCCTGCGGCCAGCGCGCCTCGTGGCGCGAGCGGGGTTCCTGGAGCGAACTCGCCTTCTGCTGCGGGCACGTCTTCTGCCGCGGACACGTCCTCTGCCGCGGGCGGGCTTCCTGCCTCCGGTGGCCCGGCGACATCGGGGCCCGTGCCCGCGCGACCGAGCTCGGGCCGAAACCCTATGCCGCCCACGGGGACCGAGTCGCCCTCGCCCGTGCGTCCACCGAGCGCCGATCCGCCCACCCCGTCGGGAAGTGCTGCCGCGCAAGGGCCGTCATCCGGTCGGCGGCGAACTGTGCGACCCATCACTATCGCGCTGCCGGACGCGCCGATCCGGCGTGCTCGGCCGTCCGCCGGCGAACCGGGCCGGGAGCCATAG
- a CDS encoding ABC transporter ATP-binding protein, with translation MTSHAVGTDTAEKAAPTDVAARAIDVSKIYGSGDTQVTALDAVSAEFAKGEFTAIMGPSGSGKSTLMHCLAGLDSASSGAVRIGDTDLTNLSDKQMTALRRDRIGFVFQAFNLVPTLTALENITLPLDIAGRKADQQWLDTVLKRLGLTDRLTHRPSELSGGQQQRVACARALAGKPEIIFGDEPTGNLDSRSSGEVLSILRAAVDEFGQTVVIVTHEPHAAAYADRVIFLADGRIVDELRDPTAESVLDRMKALETL, from the coding sequence ATGACTTCGCACGCTGTGGGTACCGACACCGCCGAAAAGGCGGCTCCGACCGATGTCGCGGCCCGTGCCATCGATGTGTCCAAGATCTACGGTTCGGGAGATACGCAGGTCACGGCCCTGGATGCGGTGTCGGCAGAGTTCGCGAAGGGTGAGTTCACCGCCATCATGGGGCCCTCGGGTTCGGGGAAGTCGACCCTGATGCACTGCCTGGCCGGGCTGGACAGCGCGAGCTCGGGCGCGGTCCGGATCGGTGACACCGATCTCACCAACCTCTCGGACAAGCAGATGACGGCGTTGCGACGAGATCGGATCGGGTTCGTGTTCCAGGCGTTCAACCTGGTGCCGACGCTCACCGCGCTGGAGAACATCACGCTCCCGTTGGATATCGCCGGGCGCAAGGCGGATCAGCAATGGCTCGACACCGTGCTGAAGCGGCTGGGGCTCACCGATCGGCTCACCCATCGGCCCAGCGAGCTGTCGGGTGGTCAGCAGCAGCGCGTGGCCTGCGCGCGGGCGCTGGCGGGCAAGCCGGAGATCATCTTCGGTGACGAGCCGACCGGCAATCTGGACTCGCGTTCCTCCGGCGAGGTGCTCTCGATCCTGCGCGCCGCGGTGGACGAGTTCGGGCAGACCGTCGTGATCGTCACCCACGAACCGCATGCCGCGGCCTACGCCGACCGGGTGATCTTCCTCGCCGACGGCCGCATCGTGGACGAATTGCGGGATCCCACCGCGGAATCCGTGCTGGACCGGATGAAGGCGCTGGAAACACTCTGA
- a CDS encoding TauD/TfdA dioxygenase family protein, translating to MSVDSATVVKLGSRIGARIDGVRLSGALDAETVALIQDALHEHKVIFFRGQDQLTEDGQYEFAELLGAPTTPHPTVTSKGVKSLPIDSEYGRANSWHTDVTFVDRIPKASILRAVHLPSYGGSTTWASTVAAYESLPAPLKALVENLRARHTNAYDYAADRSDQHAAGAQGQAYRAEFESTYYETEHPVVRVHPVTGERALLLGHFVKNFVGLSTAESQALFQLLQHRVTKLENTTRWNWQLGDVAIWDNRATQHYAVDDYDAQPRRLTRITLAGDIPVGVDGTRSTVIAGNAEHYSIVEESAAQAA from the coding sequence ATGTCCGTCGATTCAGCAACAGTGGTAAAACTCGGCAGCCGGATCGGCGCGCGCATCGATGGCGTCCGGTTGAGCGGTGCTCTGGACGCCGAGACGGTCGCACTGATCCAAGACGCACTGCACGAGCACAAGGTGATCTTCTTCCGCGGCCAGGACCAGCTGACCGAGGACGGCCAGTACGAATTCGCGGAACTGCTGGGCGCGCCCACCACCCCGCACCCCACGGTCACCTCCAAGGGTGTCAAGTCGCTGCCGATCGATTCCGAGTACGGCCGCGCCAACAGCTGGCATACCGATGTCACCTTCGTGGACCGCATTCCGAAGGCGTCCATCCTGCGCGCGGTGCATCTGCCCAGCTACGGCGGCTCCACCACCTGGGCTTCCACCGTCGCCGCCTACGAGTCGCTGCCCGCGCCGCTCAAAGCCCTGGTGGAGAACCTGCGCGCGCGGCACACCAATGCCTATGACTACGCCGCCGACCGCAGCGATCAGCATGCGGCCGGCGCGCAGGGTCAGGCTTATCGCGCGGAATTCGAGTCGACCTACTACGAGACCGAGCATCCGGTGGTCCGCGTGCACCCGGTCACCGGGGAGCGCGCACTACTGCTCGGGCATTTCGTGAAGAACTTCGTCGGCCTCTCCACCGCCGAATCGCAGGCGCTGTTCCAGTTGCTGCAGCACCGGGTGACCAAGCTGGAGAACACGACCCGCTGGAACTGGCAGCTCGGCGATGTCGCGATCTGGGACAACCGCGCCACCCAGCATTACGCCGTGGACGACTACGACGCCCAACCCCGCCGCCTCACCCGCATCACCCTGGCCGGCGACATCCCGGTCGGCGTGGACGGTACGCGCAGCACCGTCATCGCCGGCAATGCCGAGCACTACTCCATCGTCGAGGAGAGCGCGGCCCAGGCCGCCTGA
- a CDS encoding ABC transporter permease, which produces MASNPMRKVALRNLAAHKVRLALTVLSVILGTAFIAGSFVFTDTLQRTFDGIFEGQAKGVDVRVSPESQQSFGVPQGAVEKITALEGVRAVAPGVNGPLVLLNSAGKPVQTGGAPSWGQSYVPPEQAVEEPPKFVQGVPPSKPGEVAINSGGAERSGLKVGDRAKVIIPARSTQDRPALEVAITGVFETPSDTGGFIGLLFEDKQARQLFTDGSHVAYIDIAVQPGVAVNDLRDRVAAEVKGFKVQNGDQVREDMKAQLGEALKFINYFLLAFGGIALIVGTFIIYNTFSMIVAQRLRELALLRAVGASRQQVGRTVVSEALVIGIIGSVIGLVAGVALAYGLSAVLNAFDLGLPTGSMAVLPRTIVVGLVVGIGVTVISAYAPARRAAKIPPVEAMREEYKSSDEPLRLGQVIGAAVGMPGVARFLAGNSLRLRTSVGSVLGVAGIVAVVVGAQGTGGRAASIVGGGALALILAVLLVLPALSRPVVGGLGVLIRPFGPIGHMARNNAVRNPRRTAATAFALTLGLMLVSAIGMLGASAKASVSVLVDKGIQADYTLAGPQNSMIGLSLGVPDAVRKGVPDAADVVGFRGAAFRVDTDQMRGVSPDAPMDNVFNTEILQGSRTLGERTVLVSDSETAEHGWKVGQQIELTTLDKNQKVPATVGGVFRDNPLLGDMVLAPKLFDQVIPPAFQNNFFVLVSAKPGADLAAMRTQLEKATESFAVVQVQDREQVKGAQGQQINTMLAILYGLLALAVVIAILGIINTLALSVVERRREIGMLRAVGTQRAQVRRTIYLESMLIAVFGAIVGVILGLGLGIGFLRTLADLGIDQIAIPWGQLVAVLISSAVVGVLAALWPGIRAARTPPLAAIADL; this is translated from the coding sequence ATGGCGAGCAATCCCATGCGGAAAGTTGCCCTGCGCAACTTGGCCGCACACAAGGTTCGGCTGGCGCTGACTGTGTTGTCGGTCATCCTCGGCACGGCGTTCATCGCCGGGTCCTTCGTTTTCACCGATACGTTGCAGCGCACGTTCGACGGGATCTTCGAAGGGCAGGCCAAGGGCGTCGATGTGCGGGTGAGCCCGGAGTCGCAGCAATCCTTCGGCGTCCCGCAGGGCGCGGTGGAGAAGATCACCGCTCTCGAGGGAGTGCGGGCGGTCGCGCCCGGCGTGAACGGGCCGCTGGTGCTGCTGAATTCGGCGGGCAAACCGGTGCAGACCGGCGGCGCGCCGAGCTGGGGACAGTCCTATGTGCCGCCGGAGCAGGCGGTCGAGGAGCCGCCGAAGTTCGTGCAGGGTGTGCCGCCGAGCAAGCCGGGCGAGGTCGCGATCAATTCCGGTGGCGCCGAACGCTCCGGGCTGAAAGTCGGCGACCGCGCCAAGGTGATCATCCCGGCGCGGAGCACCCAGGATCGCCCCGCGCTCGAGGTCGCGATCACCGGTGTCTTCGAGACTCCCTCCGACACCGGCGGTTTCATCGGTCTGCTGTTCGAGGACAAGCAGGCGCGCCAGCTTTTCACCGACGGCTCGCACGTGGCCTATATCGATATCGCCGTTCAGCCCGGTGTCGCCGTCAACGACCTGCGGGACCGAGTCGCCGCCGAGGTCAAGGGTTTCAAGGTCCAGAACGGTGACCAGGTGCGCGAAGACATGAAGGCGCAGCTGGGTGAGGCGTTGAAGTTCATCAACTACTTCCTGCTCGCCTTCGGCGGTATCGCGCTCATCGTGGGCACCTTCATCATCTACAACACCTTCTCCATGATCGTGGCGCAGCGGCTGCGGGAGTTGGCGCTGCTGCGCGCGGTCGGCGCGAGCAGGCAGCAGGTGGGCCGGACAGTGGTCTCCGAGGCTTTGGTCATCGGAATCATCGGCAGCGTCATCGGTTTGGTGGCGGGCGTGGCACTCGCCTACGGGTTGTCCGCCGTATTGAACGCCTTCGATCTGGGCTTGCCGACCGGTTCCATGGCGGTGCTGCCGCGCACCATCGTCGTCGGCCTGGTCGTCGGCATCGGGGTGACGGTGATCAGTGCCTACGCGCCAGCCCGCCGGGCGGCGAAGATTCCGCCCGTCGAGGCCATGCGCGAGGAGTACAAGTCGAGCGATGAACCGCTGCGGCTGGGTCAGGTCATCGGCGCGGCCGTCGGCATGCCGGGCGTGGCGCGGTTCCTGGCCGGCAATTCGCTGCGGTTGCGCACGAGCGTCGGTTCGGTGCTCGGCGTCGCCGGCATCGTCGCGGTGGTGGTCGGGGCGCAGGGCACCGGAGGTCGCGCGGCGAGCATCGTCGGCGGCGGTGCGCTGGCGTTGATCCTGGCCGTACTGCTGGTGCTGCCGGCGTTGTCTCGTCCGGTTGTCGGCGGGCTCGGCGTGCTCATCCGCCCGTTCGGGCCGATCGGGCACATGGCCCGCAACAACGCCGTCCGCAACCCGCGCCGGACGGCGGCGACGGCGTTCGCGTTGACGCTCGGTCTGATGCTGGTCTCGGCCATCGGCATGCTCGGCGCCTCGGCCAAAGCCAGCGTAAGTGTGCTGGTGGACAAGGGGATTCAAGCCGATTACACCCTCGCGGGCCCGCAGAACTCGATGATCGGGCTCTCGCTCGGGGTGCCCGACGCGGTGCGCAAGGGCGTGCCGGACGCGGCCGATGTCGTCGGCTTCCGTGGCGCGGCCTTCCGCGTCGACACCGATCAGATGCGCGGTGTGTCACCGGACGCGCCGATGGACAACGTGTTCAACACCGAAATTCTGCAGGGCTCCCGCACACTCGGTGAACGCACCGTGCTGGTCTCCGACAGCGAAACCGCCGAGCACGGGTGGAAGGTCGGTCAGCAGATCGAACTGACCACCTTGGACAAGAATCAGAAGGTGCCCGCCACCGTCGGCGGTGTGTTCCGGGACAATCCGCTACTCGGCGACATGGTGCTCGCACCGAAGCTGTTCGACCAGGTCATACCGCCGGCGTTCCAGAACAACTTCTTCGTGCTGGTCAGCGCGAAACCGGGCGCGGATCTGGCCGCTATGCGGACCCAGCTGGAGAAGGCCACCGAAAGCTTCGCGGTCGTTCAGGTTCAGGATCGGGAGCAGGTCAAGGGCGCACAGGGCCAGCAGATCAACACCATGCTCGCCATCCTGTACGGCCTGCTCGCCTTGGCGGTGGTGATCGCCATCCTCGGCATCATCAACACCCTGGCATTGTCGGTGGTGGAGCGGCGTCGCGAAATCGGCATGCTGCGGGCGGTCGGTACCCAGCGCGCTCAGGTGCGCCGCACCATCTACCTGGAGTCCATGCTGATCGCCGTCTTCGGCGCGATCGTCGGCGTGATCCTCGGGCTGGGACTGGGAATCGGATTCCTGCGCACCCTCGCCGACCTGGGCATCGACCAGATCGCCATTCCGTGGGGCCAGCTCGTCGCGGTGCTGATCAGCTCCGCCGTGGTCGGCGTCTTGGCCGCGCTGTGGCCGGGGATCCGGGCGGCGCGGACACCGCCGCTGGCCGCCATCGCGGATCTGTAG
- a CDS encoding deoxyribonuclease IV codes for MRIGAHVRQDSDPIGLGAKLGAEVVQFFVVDPQSWDKPKPHPLAEQIKASEIDVVIHSSYQINVASTNNRLRMPSRQAVALQAAAAAELGAFGLVVHGGHVRSDAEIEAGIINWRKLFERQQDKGGFAVPILIENTAGGNHAMARHFDSIARLWDAVGDFGAGFCLDTCHAWAGGEELVGVVDRIKAITGRIDLVHLNSSRDEFNSGADRHANLSEGTIDPELLAEVCRTAGAPVVLETPADGVADDIAYLREHVG; via the coding sequence ATGCGAATTGGAGCCCATGTCCGCCAGGACAGCGACCCGATCGGCCTGGGTGCGAAACTCGGCGCCGAAGTCGTCCAGTTCTTCGTTGTGGATCCGCAGAGCTGGGACAAACCGAAGCCGCATCCGCTGGCCGAGCAGATCAAGGCCAGCGAGATCGACGTGGTGATCCACTCCTCGTATCAGATCAACGTGGCCAGCACGAACAACCGGCTGCGTATGCCCTCGCGCCAGGCGGTCGCCCTGCAGGCCGCGGCGGCCGCCGAGCTGGGTGCGTTCGGCCTGGTCGTGCACGGCGGCCATGTCCGGTCCGACGCCGAGATCGAGGCCGGAATCATCAACTGGCGCAAGCTCTTCGAACGCCAGCAGGACAAGGGCGGCTTCGCGGTGCCGATCCTGATCGAGAACACCGCGGGCGGCAATCACGCCATGGCACGGCATTTCGATTCCATCGCCCGGCTATGGGACGCGGTCGGCGATTTCGGCGCGGGTTTCTGCCTGGACACCTGTCACGCCTGGGCGGGTGGGGAGGAACTGGTCGGCGTGGTGGATCGCATCAAAGCCATCACTGGCCGTATCGACCTGGTGCACCTTAACTCCTCGCGCGACGAGTTCAATTCCGGAGCCGACCGGCACGCCAACCTGTCCGAGGGCACCATCGATCCGGAGTTGCTCGCCGAGGTGTGCCGCACCGCGGGTGCCCCGGTGGTGCTGGAAACCCCGGCCGACGGTGTCGCCGACGACATCGCCTACCTGCGCGAGCACGTCGGGTAG